One genomic window of Phoenix dactylifera cultivar Barhee BC4 chromosome 6, palm_55x_up_171113_PBpolish2nd_filt_p, whole genome shotgun sequence includes the following:
- the LOC103723947 gene encoding uncharacterized protein LOC103723947, with protein sequence MEMMSSGCIAGRCLEARAPTKVGFVRLNKWAESDAEFLKLKAEKESSGSSTRQTWRESYTCRQRYLRSYTFSKKETVAERTKKWFEEKKGKERRKRTRSVGGASCFGSGAAVDCLFSCVVSIDVAER encoded by the coding sequence ATGGAGATGATGAGCTCCGGGTGCATCGCAGGAAGGTGCTTGGAAGCCCGGGCCCCAACTAAGGTGGGCTTTGTGAGGCTGAACAAGTGGGCAGAGTCGGATGCGGAGTTCCTGAAACTGAAAGCAGAGAAGGAGAGTTCTGGTTCCTCCACAAGGCAGACATGGCGTGAGAGCTATACCTGCAGGCAGAGGTACCTGAGGAGCTACACCTTCTCCAAGAAGGAGACAGTGGCAGAGAGGACAAAGAAGTGGTTCGAGGAGAAAAAGgggaaggagaggaggaagaggaccaGGTCTGTTGGTGGGGCTTCTTGTTTTGGTTCTGGTGCTGCAGTTGATTGCTTGTTTTCTTGCGTGGTGAGCATAGATGTTGCAGAGCGCTAA